From one Culex quinquefasciatus strain JHB chromosome 3, VPISU_Cqui_1.0_pri_paternal, whole genome shotgun sequence genomic stretch:
- the LOC119770324 gene encoding uncharacterized protein K02A2.6-like — MPDRPWADLAADFLGPLPSGHNLLVVVDYFSRFTEIIVMKQITAAQTVRALHETFCRFGFPESLKTDNGPQFISSELQRFCSQFGIDHRKTTPYWPQANGEVERMNRNIVKRLKISQETDGSDWQWDLRMFTLMHNSTPHSTTGAPPSTLMFGRVLKDKLPGLVTKGHKILEEIIDRDAEKKLKGAEYTDKRRQARASELEVGDTVVAKRVHKENKLSTAFDPEELTIIGKTGSSLTVKSRDTGRIYQRNVSHLKKIPIGLDQTTDAEGQLDGAEDQPSDDGEQSHLNPSNNVELRPRRAMKRPAHFDDYEINNLF, encoded by the exons ATGCCGGACCGTCCCTGGGCCGACCTCGCCGCGGACTTCCTTGGCCCTTTGCCATCAGGACATAATCTGCTGGTGGTTGTAGACTATTTTAGTCGGTTTACCGAGATCATTGTAATGAAGCAGATAACAGCAGCGCAAACGGTTCGTGCGTTGCATGAAACATTCTGTCGCTTTGGTTTCCCAGAATCCCTGAAGACCGACAACGGACCACAGTTCATAAGCTCCGAGTTACAGAGATTCTGCAGTCAATTTGGAATCGACCACCGAAAGACCACCCCGTATTGGCCACAGGCCAATGGTGAGGTGGAACGCATGAACCGGAATATAGTGAAAAGACTGAAAATCAGCCAGGAAACGGACGGCTCGGATTGGCAGTGGGATCTCCGGATGTTCACGCTCATGCACAACTCAACTCCTCACTCAACAACGGGAGCACCACCTTCGACTCTAATGTTCGGGCGTGTTCTGAAGGATAAACTGCCGGGATTAGTAACAAAAGGGCACAAGATCTTGGAAGAGATCATCGATCGAGACGCGGAGAAGAAACTTAAGGGAGCTGAGTACACGGATAAACGCCGCCAAGCCAGAGCAAGCGAGTTGGAGGTCGGGGACACCGTTGTGGCCAAACGGGTTCATAAGGAGAACAAGTTGTCGACCGCTTTTGACCCAGAAGAACTGACAATCATTGGTAAGACGGGATCAAGCTTAACAGTGAAGTCTCGAGACACAGGAAGGATTTATCAAAGGAATGTCTCTCACTTGAAAAAGATTCCCATAG GTCTCGATCAGACGACGGACGCAGAAGGACAACTAGACGGAGCTGAGGATCAACCATCCGATGACGGGGAACAGTCACACCTCAACCCAAGCAATAACGTTGAACTACGACCGCGACGGGCTATGAAACGTCCAGCACACTTCGATGATTACGAaatcaataatttgttttaa
- the LOC6035604 gene encoding nuclear pore complex protein Nup160 homolog: MANYVPVQYREVPMRQLSSSARGWREINVSTGGIHNMLQDVKTSEQCGGYCFAEREDYRSNRFLYWRTCRDSIYLCELSMNLNLGNNQLRISFDESPILSVEVTGNRLQVFVLIATVTSIHRIVLRHPKVNSVNPDGGQESVLGSVTKEQICDPGSFYVISNDIGQSLPAIAAAYRVENEEGGDSDAYYAVSTVSNLYLFQLGSHGGVKITELKHNQLISRFFSGLTDGWRKRNANAPDQIVSLLFGELEGQSVLYAFYRNNITRIWATNGSCVGAECFVKHADQRVEGSQTIMVRKSHSLLGVFMAYSDCSEFIILRPEPDESGNVALVRESIILAPNYDLIDFKLSDRGIWALWCNAEGEMQVLTYALNSESSHNFWLPIPLESMDDKYTAKLEKGTDLKHIYCNRIFHSGKFDNDVIAKTLSMFNRSFSYSSTNISTAVLKRHVCAYIDGELQNERKLQNITDEEFIELSSNLWEKFYLCCSQYNFEACQPIGMLILERMDVFCLVRKKLISLFRPCDELELAFLSENYPGNVALGAGGDGKSLQQDVSVLVRMLKQIDKYVPEDEKVEIESCLFQLRSTKDVMETVAGSQCFVNQCNLTSVIQSIEDLPKAMAVLLQKLKLDYEPSSLSTLCSNSPSLQSTPTQRASFGGLLGIQLLTETVRQQIQLRYMVVRNLIILQHLLLNNFALNCNAMEIIRSKCIPDSEVFLQSYYVMNWIAETTVDYAAVRSKSLEGGEASLVIGHEEAYGFEYLSLLHLFVATRGLRTCMSTEEAHGIAECERVFPVLLDVCNGLLRLIWPVAGDFTFGQWLMQGEMHIFIEQYVRLLNSWCEWNNCSRNFILAKSYLMNGENSKALDLFPQSAKGIFKEPYLINYTKPSDGSSVPPDEMLSIFYLKVIRMFEHYGAYDCINALAQIAIGTSVQSKQQAMFQSIDFSSHMELGHYEEAYHSLVYNCEQTRKKDCLRQLVWRLFQSKKFNILIDLPYYGLEMDFQNIMEMHARSVEISENSHYDFLYSYYVLKGNMRKAALISYEKAMRCHLECNSLIYLKMRCESLLKCVNALNLVAPDYAWIAKPTIFKETAQTAEDQRTQIVVISLADVRKELMITEAVLEISKQLEDYKAVLDVDPDELISILANGKLYATALKLAHALGRSVTPVYESLATACVMCSLQDAADTWDWLHKNSLPESVLGADSTDTAWKFLKHCLAGETDVDACHVAVIGQIIAKNAFPPQWLTDWCMNKTPTKLLQLYINYGRLEEAYDIAVKLIQAQLIGKSSITAMHLNRFLLPVSLIDRLQYELRKEVKFQEQTNLLGQLIDCIAK; encoded by the exons ATGGCCAACTACGTGCCGGTGCAGTACCGGGAGGTGCCCATGCGGCAGCTTTCGTCCTCGGCCCGGGGCTGGCGCGAGATCAACGTGAGCACCG GCGGGATCCACAACATGCTGCAGGACGTCAAGACTTCGGAGCAGTGCGGCGGGTACTGCTTCGCGGAGCGGGAGGACTACCGTTCGAATCGGTTTTTGTACTGGCGAACCTGCCGGGACTCGATTTACCTTTGTGAGCTGAGCATGAACTTGAATCTGGGCAATAATCAGCTGCGGATAAGCTTCGACGAGAGTCCGATCCTGTCGGTCGAGGTAACCGGGAACCGGCTGCAGGTGTTTGTGCTGATTGCGACCGTCACGAGCATTCACCGGATCGTGCTGCGCCATCCGAAGGTGAACAGCGTCAATCCGGATGGAGGGCAGGAGTCGGTGCTGGGGTCCGTTACGAAGGAGCAGATTTGCGATCCGGGTTCGTTTTACGTGATCAGCAACGATATTGGGCAGTCACTGCCGGCGATTGCTGCGGCATACCGGGTTGAGAACGAGGAGGGTGGCGACTCGGATGCGTATTATGCCGTTTCGACGGTGTCTAATTTGTACCTGTTCCAGCTGGGAAGTCATGGAGGGGTGAAGATTACCGAGCTGAAGCATAATCAGCTGATTTCGAGGTTCTTCTCTGGGCTGACGGACGGTTGGAG AAAGCGAAATGCAAACGCCCCGGACCAGATCGTATCGCTGCTGTTTGGGGAGCTGGAAGGCCAGTCCGTGTTGTATGCGTTCTACCGGAACAACATTACGCGCATTTGGGCCACCAACGGTTCCTGCGTCGGAGCGGAATGCTTCGTCAAGCACGCCGATCAGCGGGTTGAAGGAT CTCAAACCATCATGGTGCGCAAGTCGCACTCGCTGCTTGGCGTCTTTATGGCCTACTCGGACTGCTCGGAGTTTATCATCCTGCGGCCGGAGCCGGACGAGTCGGGCAACGTGGCACTCGTCCGGGAGTCGATCATTTTGGCGCCCAACTACGACCTGATCGACTTCAAGCTGTCCGATCGCGGCATTTGGGCACTGTGGTGCAACGCCGAAGGCGAAATGCAGGTCCTAACGTACGCGCTGAACAGCGAGTCGTCGCACAACTTCTGGCTGCCGATCCCGCTGGAGAGCATGGACGACAAGTACACGGCCAAGCTGGAGAAGGGCACCGACCTGAAGCACATCTACTGCAACCGCATCTTCCACTCGGGCAAATTCGACAACGACGTGATCGCGAAGACGCTTTCG ATGTTCAACCGCAGCTTCAGCTACTCGAGTACGAACATCTCGACGGCGGTGCTGAAGCGACACGTGTGCGCCTACATCGACGGAGAGCTGCAGAACGAGCGCAAGCTGCAGAACATCACCGACGAGGAGTTTATCGAGCTGTCGTCGAACCTGTGGGAGAAGTTCTACCTGTGCTGTTCGCAGTACAACTTCGAGGCGTGTCAACCGATCGGAATGTTGATCCTGGAGCGGATGGACGTGTTTTGTTTGGTGCGCAAGAAGTTGATTTCGCTGTTTAGACCGTGCGACGAGCTGGAGTTGGCGTTCCTTTCGGAGAACTACCCGGGAAATGTGGCGCTCGGCGCGGGAGGTGACGGGAAGAGCCTCCAGCAGGACGTTTCGGTGCTGGTTCGAATGCTAAAGCAGATCGACAAGTACGTGCCCGAGGACGAGAAAGTAGAGATCGAGTCGTGTCTGTTTCAGTTGCGCTCGACCAAGGACGTGATGGAGACGGTGGCCGGCTCGCAGTGCTTCGTCAATCAGTGCAACCTCACGTCGGTCATCCAGTCGATCGAGGATCTGCCGAAGGCGATGGCGGTTCTGCTGCAGAAGCTGAAGCTGGACTACGAACCGTCC TCCCTTTCAACTTTATGCTCTAACAGTCCTTCTCTCCAGTCTACGCCAACCCAAAGAGCCTCCTTCGGAGGTCTGCTCGGCATCCAACTACTAACAGAAACGGTCCGGCAGCAGATCCAACTGCGTTACATGGTCGTGCGTAACCTGATCATCCTGCAGCACCTGCTGCTGAACAACTTTGCGCTGAACTGCAACGCGATGGAAATCATCCGCTCCAAGTGCATCCCGGACAGCGAGGTGTTCCTGCAGTCGTACTACGTGATGAACTGGATCGCCGAGACGACGGTGGACTACGCGGCCGTCCGGAGCAAGTCGCTCGAGGGCGGCGAAGCGTCGCTGGTCATTGGCCACGAGGAGGCGTACGGGTTCGAGTACCTGTCGCTGCTGCATCTGTTTGTGGCGACGCGCGGGCTGCGGACGTGCATGTCCACCGAGGAGGCGCACGGCATCGCCGAGTGCGAGCGCGTTTTCCCCGTCCTGCTGGACGTTTGCAACGGGTTGCTCCGGTTGAT CTGGCCCGTGGCCGGAGACTTCACCTTCGGCCAGTGGCTGATGCAGGGTGAGATGCACATCTTTATCGAGCAGTACGTACGCCTGCTCAACTCGTGGTGCGAGTGGAACAACTGCTCGCGTAACTTTATCCTCGCCAAGTCGTACCTCATGAATGGGGAAAACTCGAAGGCGCTCGACCTGTTCCCGCAGTCGGCCAAGGGCATCTTCAAGGAACCGTACCTCATCAACTACACCAAGCCGTCGGATGGGTCGTCGGTTCCACCGGACGAAATGTTGAGCATTTTCTACCTGAAAGTGATCCGGATGTTTGAGCACTACGGCGCGTACGACTGCATCAACGCGCTGGCCCAGATCGCCATCGGGACGTCCGTCCAGAGCAAGCAGCAGGCCATGTTCCAGAGCATCGACTTCAGCAGCCACATGGAGCTCGGCCATTACGAGGAGGCGTACCATTCGTTGGTTTACAACTGCGAGCAGACGCGCAAGAAGGATTGTCTTCGGCAGCTGGTGTGGCGTTTGTTCCAGTCGAAAAAGTTCAACATTCTGATCGATTTGCCGTACTACGGGCTGGAGATGGACTTCCAGAACATCATGGAGATGCACGCCCGGTCAGTGGAAATTTCCGAAAACAGTCACTACGATTTCCTCTACTCGTACTACGTCCTCAAGGGAAATATGCGCAAAG CCGCCCTCATCTCTTACGAAAAGGCCATGCGCTGCCACCTGGAGTGCAACTCGCTCATCTACCTTAAAATGCGCTGCGAATCCCTCCTCAAATGCGTCAACGCCCTAAACCTCGTCGCCCCCGACTACGCCTGGATCGCCAAACCCACCATCTTCAAAGAAACCGCCCAAACCGCCGAAGACCAGCGCACCCAGATCGTCGTCATCTCGCTCGCGGATGTCCGCAAGGAGCTCATGATCACCGAAGCCGTGCTCGAAATCTCCAAACAGCTCGAAGACTACAAAGCCGTCCTCGACGTCGACCCCGACGAACTCATCTCGATCCTCGCCAACGGCAAACTGTACGCGACGGCCCTCAAGCTCGCGCACGCCCTCGGCCGCAGCGTCACTCCCGTTTACGAAAGCCTCGCCACCGCCTGCGTCATGTGCAGCCTGCAGGACGCCGCCGACACCTGGGACTGGCTGCACAAGAACAGCCTGCCCGAGTCGGTCCTCGGCGCGGACAGCACCGACACGGCCTGGAAGTTCCTCAAGCACTGCCTGGCCGGCGAAACCGACGTTGACGCGTGCCACGTGGCCGTCATAGGGCAGATCATCGCCAAGAACGCATTCCCGCCGCAGTGGCTCACCGATTGGTGCATGAACAAAACGCCCACGAAGCTGCTCCAGCTGTACATCAACTACGGCCGGCTGGAGGAAGCGTACGACATTGCGGTCAAGCTGATCCAGGCCCAGCTTATCGGCAAAAGTTCCATCACGGCGATGCACCTGAATCGGTTTCTGCTGCCGGTGTCGTTGATCGATCGGCTGCAGTACGAGCTGCGCAAGGAGGTTAAATTTCAAGAG CAAACCAATCTACTGGGACAACTAATCGATTGCATAGCTAAGTAA